A region from the Excalfactoria chinensis isolate bCotChi1 chromosome 24, bCotChi1.hap2, whole genome shotgun sequence genome encodes:
- the ODAD4 gene encoding outer dynein arm-docking complex subunit 4 isoform X1, producing MGDFEFALVFYHRGSELRPELQKFRLGIQKSHEAIINCIGSPSSVKLKNKEDLCFVSRQAESKKAEEKLQIKLSKDQKSTKKQEPARSQKTERQLLGELYADKAYLEKLLKDEDLMKSITKQGVKVQDVVLGGIAYLDRRAEFWQQQKPIYARVRERKLRQQRWIREKKPKPAEVARYIVKSMEDIDMLLTGDCPEESCKKAERVLKTIQGWSEDEVPNKKELIGNLHSCIGNAQFEMGQMEAALKSHKMDLEFARQNDLPDVVSRALDNIGRVYARIGKFQQAIDAWEEKIPLAKSSLEKTWLFHEVGRCYLELGKAEEAQNYGEKSLQSALEEGDAEWQLHASVLLAQAQEKLKDYHSAITNFEKALEKAKLVHSDAAQKAIIAALDDVSRSFIEDLKEKEREAEAHALQDFSGENAEDDSSGGRESEQSSENQGGENEDAENEKEPENEREELSEPDGKEEGEEERSKPEEEEEESERKEEGSERGEEEIGEDEKEQFAFLSG from the exons ATGGGGGACTTTGAATTTGCACTGGTGTTCTATCACCGAGGCTCCGAACTGCGCCCGGAGCTCCAGAAGTTCAGGCTGGGCATCCAGAAATCCCACGAGGCGATCATCAACTGCATTGGAA GTCCATCCTCAGTTAAACTGAAGAACAAAGAGGATCTCTGCTTTGTAAGCCGGCAGGcagag agcaaaaaagcagaagagaaactgcaaaTCAAACTGAGCAAGGATCAAAAGTCCACAAAGAAACAGGAGCCTGCAAGGAGTCAGAAAACAGAGCGGCAGCTTCTGGGAGAGCTCTATGCTGACAAGGCCTACCTAGAAAAGCTGCTCAAAGATGAAG ATTTGATGAAGAGCATCACAAAGCAGGGGGTCAAAGTGCAGGACGTGGTTCTGGGTGGCATTGCCTACCTGGACAGGCGCGCTGagttctggcagcagcagaagcccATCTATGCCCGTGTGAGGGAGCGCAAGCTCAGGCAGCAGAGATGGATCCGAGAGAAGAAACCCAAACCAGCCGAGGTGGCCAGATACATTGTGAAGAGTATGGAGGACATTGATATGT TGCTGACTGGAGACTGCCCTGAGGAGAGCTGcaagaaagcagagcgtgtGCTGAAAACAATACAAGGATGGTCAGAGGATGAAGTTCCCAACAAGAAGGAGCTGATTGGGAACCTCCACAGCTGCATTGGGAACGCGCAGTTTGAGATGGGGCAGATGGAGGCAGCCCTGAAAAGCCACAAAATGGATCTGGAGTTCGCCAGGCAGAA CGATCTCCCCGACGTGGTGTCCAGAGCCCTCGACAACATTGGCAGAGTTTACGCCAGGATCGGCAAGTTCCAGCAAGCCATCGACGC CTGGGAGGAGAAAATCCCATTGGCAAAatccagcctggagaagacgTGGCTGTTCCACGAGGTTGGTCGCTGTTACCTGGAGCTGGGGAAGGCTGAAGAAGCTCAAAACTACGGAGAGAAATCCCTGCAGTCAGCGCTGGAGGAGGGGGATGCGGAGTGGCAGCTCCACGCCAGCGTGCTGCTGGCACAAGCACAAG AAAAGTTAAAGGATTATCACTCTGCAATTACAAACTTTGAGAAAGCCCTTGAGAAGGCAAAGCTCGTCCACAGCGATGCTGCTCAGAAGGCCATCATTGCT GCCTTGGATGACGTGAGCAGAAGCTTCATCGAAgacctgaaagaaaaagagagagaagcgGAGGCTCACGCTCTCCAAG ATTTCAGCGGTGAAAACGCAGAAGACGACAGCTCTGGGGGACGGGAAagtgagcagagctcagagaacCAAGGGGGGGAAAACGAAGATGCTGAGAACGAAAAGGAACCAGAAAACGAGAGAGAAGAGCTCAGTGAACCAGATGGAAAAGAGGAGGGTGAAGAGGAGAGGAGCaaaccagaggaggaggaggaggagagcgaaaggaaggaagaggggagCGAAAGGggggaagaagaaataggagAGGATGAAAAGGAGCAGTTTGCTTTCCTGAGC
- the ODAD4 gene encoding outer dynein arm-docking complex subunit 4 isoform X2, protein MAEAVLPIGTFPGFMTEGTLLYRRGEYGKALACFNNALKLRAGDKHGLVARSQCYLKLGDVQNSLKDAEASLKNDKTFSEGLYQKAETLYTMGDFEFALVFYHRGSELRPELQKFRLGIQKSHEAIINCIGSPSSVKLKNKEDLCFVSRQAESKKAEEKLQIKLSKDQKSTKKQEPARSQKTERQLLGELYADKAYLEKLLKDEDLMKSITKQGVKVQDVVLGGIAYLDRRAEFWQQQKPIYARVRERKLRQQRWIREKKPKPAEVARYIVKSMEDIDMLLTGDCPEESCKKAERVLKTIQGWSEDEVPNKKELIGNLHSCIGNAQFEMGQMEAALKSHKMDLEFARQNDLPDVVSRALDNIGRVYARIGKFQQAIDAWEEKIPLAKSSLEKTWLFHEVGRCYLELGKAEEAQNYGEKSLQSALEEGDAEWQLHASVLLAQAQEKLKDYHSAITNFEKALEKAKLVHSDAAQKAIIAALDDVSRSFIEDLKEKEREAEAHALQDFSGENAEDDSSGGRESEQSSENQGGENEDAENEKEPENEREELSEPDGKEEGEEERSKPEEEEEESERKEEGSERGEEEIGEDEKEQFAFLSG, encoded by the exons ATGGCGGAGGCCGTTCTGCCGATCGGAACCTTCCCGGGCTTCATGACCGAGGGCACGCTGCTGTACCGGCGGGGCGAGTACGGCAAGGCTCTGGCCTGCTTCAACAAC GCGCTGAAGCTGAGGGCTGGGGACAAGCACGGCCTGGTGGCCCGCTCGCAGTGTTACCTGAAGCTCGGAGACGTGCAGAACTCCCTGAAGGATGCCGAGGCGTCTCTCAAGAACGACAAGACGTTCTCGGAG GGCCTTTACCAAAAAGCCGAGACGCTGTACACCATGGGGGACTTTGAATTTGCACTGGTGTTCTATCACCGAGGCTCCGAACTGCGCCCGGAGCTCCAGAAGTTCAGGCTGGGCATCCAGAAATCCCACGAGGCGATCATCAACTGCATTGGAA GTCCATCCTCAGTTAAACTGAAGAACAAAGAGGATCTCTGCTTTGTAAGCCGGCAGGcagag agcaaaaaagcagaagagaaactgcaaaTCAAACTGAGCAAGGATCAAAAGTCCACAAAGAAACAGGAGCCTGCAAGGAGTCAGAAAACAGAGCGGCAGCTTCTGGGAGAGCTCTATGCTGACAAGGCCTACCTAGAAAAGCTGCTCAAAGATGAAG ATTTGATGAAGAGCATCACAAAGCAGGGGGTCAAAGTGCAGGACGTGGTTCTGGGTGGCATTGCCTACCTGGACAGGCGCGCTGagttctggcagcagcagaagcccATCTATGCCCGTGTGAGGGAGCGCAAGCTCAGGCAGCAGAGATGGATCCGAGAGAAGAAACCCAAACCAGCCGAGGTGGCCAGATACATTGTGAAGAGTATGGAGGACATTGATATGT TGCTGACTGGAGACTGCCCTGAGGAGAGCTGcaagaaagcagagcgtgtGCTGAAAACAATACAAGGATGGTCAGAGGATGAAGTTCCCAACAAGAAGGAGCTGATTGGGAACCTCCACAGCTGCATTGGGAACGCGCAGTTTGAGATGGGGCAGATGGAGGCAGCCCTGAAAAGCCACAAAATGGATCTGGAGTTCGCCAGGCAGAA CGATCTCCCCGACGTGGTGTCCAGAGCCCTCGACAACATTGGCAGAGTTTACGCCAGGATCGGCAAGTTCCAGCAAGCCATCGACGC CTGGGAGGAGAAAATCCCATTGGCAAAatccagcctggagaagacgTGGCTGTTCCACGAGGTTGGTCGCTGTTACCTGGAGCTGGGGAAGGCTGAAGAAGCTCAAAACTACGGAGAGAAATCCCTGCAGTCAGCGCTGGAGGAGGGGGATGCGGAGTGGCAGCTCCACGCCAGCGTGCTGCTGGCACAAGCACAAG AAAAGTTAAAGGATTATCACTCTGCAATTACAAACTTTGAGAAAGCCCTTGAGAAGGCAAAGCTCGTCCACAGCGATGCTGCTCAGAAGGCCATCATTGCT GCCTTGGATGACGTGAGCAGAAGCTTCATCGAAgacctgaaagaaaaagagagagaagcgGAGGCTCACGCTCTCCAAG ATTTCAGCGGTGAAAACGCAGAAGACGACAGCTCTGGGGGACGGGAAagtgagcagagctcagagaacCAAGGGGGGGAAAACGAAGATGCTGAGAACGAAAAGGAACCAGAAAACGAGAGAGAAGAGCTCAGTGAACCAGATGGAAAAGAGGAGGGTGAAGAGGAGAGGAGCaaaccagaggaggaggaggaggagagcgaaaggaaggaagaggggagCGAAAGGggggaagaagaaataggagAGGATGAAAAGGAGCAGTTTGCTTTCCTGAGC
- the ACLY gene encoding ATP-citrate synthase isoform X1: protein MSAKAISEQTGKEFLYKYICTTSAIQNRFKYARVTPDTDWARLTQDHPWLLSERLVVKPDQLIKRRGKLGLVGINLTLDQVKVWLKQRLGQETTIANAKGILKNFLIEPFVPHKQEEEFYVCIYAAREGDYVLFYHEGGVDVGDVDAKAQKLLVAVDEKLNESDVKKHLLQHAPANKKDILASFICGLFNLYEDLYFTYLEINPLVVTKDGVYILDLAAKIDATADYICKVKWGDVEFPPPFGREAYPEATYIADLDAKSGASLKLTILNPKGRIWTMVAGGGASVVYSDTICDLGGVNELANYGEYSGAPSEQQTYDYAKTILSLMTREKHPEGKILIIGGSIANFTNVAATFKGIVRAIKDYQGPLKEHEVRIFVRRGGPNYQEGLRVMGEVGKTTGIPIHVFGTETHMTAIVGMALGHRPIPNQPPTAAHTANFLLNASGSPSTPAPSRTASFSESKPDDIAPAKKAKPAAPLGKATTLFSRHTKAIIWGMQTRAVQGMLDFDYVCSRDEPSVAAMVYPFTGDHRQKFYWGHKEILIPVYKNMSDAMRKHPEVDVLINFASLRSAYDSTVETMNYPQIRTIAIIAEGIPEALTRKLIKAADKKGVTIIGPATVGGIKPGCFKIGNTGGMLDNILASKLYRPGSVAYVSRSGGMSNELNNIISRTTDGVYEGVAIGGDRYPGSTFMDHVLRYQDTPGVKMIVVLGEIGGTEEYKICRGIKEGRITKPVVCWCIGTCATMFSSEVQFGHAGACANQASETAVAKNQALKEAGVFVPRSFDELGEVIQSVYQDLVAKRVIEPAEEVPPPTVPMDYSWARELGLIRKPASFMTSICDERGQELIYAGMPITEVFKEEMGIGGVLGLLWFQRRLPKYACQFIEMCLMVTADHGPAVSGAHNTIVCARAGKDLVSSLTSGLLTIGDRFGGALDAAAKMFSKAFDSGIIPMEFVNKMKKEGKLIMGIGHRVKSINNPDMRVQILKDYVKQHFPATPLLDYALEVEKITTSKKPNLILNVDGFIGVAFVDVLRSCGSFTREEADEYIDIGALNGIFVLGRSMGFIGHYLDQKRLKQGLYRHPWDDISYVLPEHMTM, encoded by the exons ATGTCAGCCAAAGCCATCTCCGAGCAGACGGGGAAGGAGTTCTTGTACAAGTACATCTGCACGACCTCTGCCATCCAGAACCGCTTCAAATATGCCCGTGTCACCCCGGACACCGACTGGGCACGGCTCACCCAGGACCACCCCTGGCTGCTGAGCGAG CGTTTAGTGGTGAAGCCAGATCAGCTGATCAAGCGGCGTGGGAAGCTGGGGCTGGTTGGAATTAACCTCACGCTGGATCAGGTGAAGGTTTGGCTCAAGCAGCGTTTGGGCCAAGAAACCACG ATTGCTAATGCAAAGGGAATCCTGAAGAATTTTCTGATTGAGCCCTTCGTCCCCCACAAACAG GAGGAAGAGTTCTATGTCTGCATATATGCTGCTCGGGAGGGAGACTATGTCCTCTTCTACCACGAAGGAGGTGTGGATGTGGGAGATGTTGATGCCAAAGCTCAGAAGCTGCTTGTGGCAGTGGATGAGAAGCTTAATGAGTCGGATGTGAAgaagcatctcctgcagcacGCGCCAGCAAATAAAAAGGA cATCTTGGCTAGCTTCATCTGTGGTCTGTTCAATCTCTATGAAGATCTGTATTTCACGTACCTCGAGATCAACCCATTAG TAGTGACCAAGGATGGTGTCTACATCCTCGATTTGGCTGCAAAGATTGATGCAACTGCTGACTACATCTGCAAAGTGAAATGGGGGGATGTGGAGTTTCCCCCTCCTTTTGGCAGGGAAGCCTACCCAGAGGCAA CCTACATTGCTGATCTGGATGCAAAGAGCGGAGCCAGCTTGAAACTTACCATTCTTAACCCTAAAGGCAGGATCTGGACCATGGTGGCTGGTGGTGGTGCCTCTGTGGTTTACAG TGACACTATTTGTGACCTGGGGGGTGTGAATGAACTGGCTAACTATGGTGAATACTCAGGAGCCCCAAGTGAGCAACAGACCTATGACTATGCCAAAACGATTCTCTCCCTCATGACACGAGAGAAACACCCTGAAG gCAAAATCCTGATCATTGGAGGCAGCATTGCGAACTTCACCAACGTAGCAGCCACTTTTAAG GGCATTGTTAGAGCAATTAAGGACTACCAGGGCCCTCTGAAAGAGCATGAAGTGAGGATCTTTGTGCGGAGAGGAGGCCCAAACTACCAGGAAGGATTGCGTGTCATGGGAGAAGTCG GGAAGACCACTGGGATCCCCATCCACGTCTTTGGCACAGAGACTCACATGACTGCGATTGTGGGGATGGCACTTGGCCACCGACCTATCCCCAACCAGCCACCCACTGCGGCCCACACTGCCAACTTCCTCCTCAACGCCAGCGGCAGCCCCTCG ACTCCAGCACCAAGCAGaacagcttctttttctgaatcCAAACCTGATGATATTGCTCCTGCCAAGAAGGCGAAGCCAGCAGCACCTCTTG GTAAAGCTACGACCCTGTTCAGCCGTCACACCAAAGCCATCATCTGGGGAATGCAGACACGAGCTGTGCAGGGAATGCTGGACTTTGATTACGTCTGTTCCCGGGATGAACCGTCTGTAGCTGCCATGGTTTATCCGTTCAC TGGTGACCACAGGCAGAAGTTCTATTGGGGCCACAAAGAAATCTTGATCCCAGTCTACAAGAACATGTCTGATGCCATGAGGAAGCACCCAGAGGTGGATGTTCTCATCAACTTTGCATCTCTGCGCTCTGCTTATGACAGCACAGTTGAAACGATGAATTATCCACAG ATCCGCACCATTGCCATTATTGCTGAGGGCATTCCAGAGGCACTGACACGGAAGCTGATCAAAGCAGCTGATAAAAAAGGAGTCACTATCATTGGGCCTGCAACT GTTGGTGGGATCAAACCAGGTTGCTTCAAAATAGGCAACACGGGAGGCATGCTTGATAATATCTTAGCATCAAAACTGTACCGTCCTGGCAGCGTGGCTTATGTTTCAAGGTCTGGAGGAATGTCCAATGAGCTCAACAACATCATTTCCCGAACCACCGATGGGGTCTATGAAGGGGTGGCCATTGGAGGAGACAG ATATCCTGGTTCGACTTTTATGGATCATGTCTTGCGCTATCAGGATACCCCAGGAGTGAAAATGATCGTAGTACTCGGGGAG ATTGGAGGCACAGAAGAGTACAAGATCTGCAGGGGTATTAAAGAAGGCCGTATCACCAAGCCAGTGGTGTGCTGGTGCATTGGCACTTGTGCCACCATGTTCTCTTCAGAG GTGCAGTTTGGCCACGCTGGGGCTTGTGCAAACCAGGCTTCTGAAACTGCTGTCGCAAAGAATCAAGCCCTGAAAGAAGCTGGTGTGTTTGTTCCCCGGAGTTTTGATGAGCTGGGAGAGGTCATTCA GTCTGTCTATCAGGATCTCGTGGCGAAAAGAGTAATTGAGCCAGCTGAGGAAGTTCCTCCTCCAACCGTGCCAATGGATTATTCCTGGGCAAGG GAGCTGGGTCTGATCCGCAAGCCGGCGTCCTTTATGACAAGCATCTGTGATGAGAGAGGTCAGGAACTGATCTATGCTGGCATGCCAATCACTGAAGTCTTCAAAGAAGAGATGGGAATTGGAGGGGTTCTGGGCCTGCTCTGGTTTCAAAGGAG GTTGCCAAAGTATGCCTGCCAGTTCATTGAGATGTGTTTGATGGTAACAGCAGATCATGGGCCTGCCGTCTCTGGAGCCCACAACACTATTGTCTGTGCAAGAGCTGGGAAAGATCTTGTTTCAAGTCTCACTTCAGGCCTTCTTACTATT GGGGACCGGTTTGGTGGAGCACTGGATGCTGCAGCTAAAAtgttcagcaaagcttttgacagCGGGATTATCCCTATGGAGTTTGTGaataagatgaagaaagaagggaaactGATCATGGGCATTGGACACAGGGTCAAATCG ATAAATAACCCGGACATGAGAGTTCAGATTCTCAAAGACTACGTGAAGCAGCATTTCCCTGCCACGCCGCTGCTGGATTATGCACTTGAAGTAGAAAAAATCACAACTTCCAAG AAACCAAATCTTATCCTGAATGTAGACGGATTCATTGGAGTGGCCTTTGTCGATGTACTCAGGAGTTGTGGCTCTTTCACACG ggAAGAAGCTGATGAATATATTGATATAGGAGCTCTTAATGGCATCTTCGTACTAGGCAGGAGTATGGGATTCATTG GGCACTACCTGGATCAGAAGAGATTGAAGCAAGGTCTGTACCGTCACCCATGGGACGACATATCCTACGTGTTACCGGAGCACATGACGATGTGA
- the ACLY gene encoding ATP-citrate synthase isoform X2, giving the protein MSAKAISEQTGKEFLYKYICTTSAIQNRFKYARVTPDTDWARLTQDHPWLLSERLVVKPDQLIKRRGKLGLVGINLTLDQVKVWLKQRLGQETTIANAKGILKNFLIEPFVPHKQEEEFYVCIYAAREGDYVLFYHEGGVDVGDVDAKAQKLLVAVDEKLNESDVKKHLLQHAPANKKDILASFICGLFNLYEDLYFTYLEINPLVVTKDGVYILDLAAKIDATADYICKVKWGDVEFPPPFGREAYPEEAYIADLDAKSGASLKLTILNPKGRIWTMVAGGGASVVYSDTICDLGGVNELANYGEYSGAPSEQQTYDYAKTILSLMTREKHPEGKILIIGGSIANFTNVAATFKGIVRAIKDYQGPLKEHEVRIFVRRGGPNYQEGLRVMGEVGKTTGIPIHVFGTETHMTAIVGMALGHRPIPNQPPTAAHTANFLLNASGSPSTPAPSRTASFSESKPDDIAPAKKAKPAAPLGKATTLFSRHTKAIIWGMQTRAVQGMLDFDYVCSRDEPSVAAMVYPFTGDHRQKFYWGHKEILIPVYKNMSDAMRKHPEVDVLINFASLRSAYDSTVETMNYPQIRTIAIIAEGIPEALTRKLIKAADKKGVTIIGPATVGGIKPGCFKIGNTGGMLDNILASKLYRPGSVAYVSRSGGMSNELNNIISRTTDGVYEGVAIGGDRYPGSTFMDHVLRYQDTPGVKMIVVLGEIGGTEEYKICRGIKEGRITKPVVCWCIGTCATMFSSEVQFGHAGACANQASETAVAKNQALKEAGVFVPRSFDELGEVIQSVYQDLVAKRVIEPAEEVPPPTVPMDYSWARELGLIRKPASFMTSICDERGQELIYAGMPITEVFKEEMGIGGVLGLLWFQRRLPKYACQFIEMCLMVTADHGPAVSGAHNTIVCARAGKDLVSSLTSGLLTIGDRFGGALDAAAKMFSKAFDSGIIPMEFVNKMKKEGKLIMGIGHRVKSINNPDMRVQILKDYVKQHFPATPLLDYALEVEKITTSKKPNLILNVDGFIGVAFVDVLRSCGSFTREEADEYIDIGALNGIFVLGRSMGFIGHYLDQKRLKQGLYRHPWDDISYVLPEHMTM; this is encoded by the exons ATGTCAGCCAAAGCCATCTCCGAGCAGACGGGGAAGGAGTTCTTGTACAAGTACATCTGCACGACCTCTGCCATCCAGAACCGCTTCAAATATGCCCGTGTCACCCCGGACACCGACTGGGCACGGCTCACCCAGGACCACCCCTGGCTGCTGAGCGAG CGTTTAGTGGTGAAGCCAGATCAGCTGATCAAGCGGCGTGGGAAGCTGGGGCTGGTTGGAATTAACCTCACGCTGGATCAGGTGAAGGTTTGGCTCAAGCAGCGTTTGGGCCAAGAAACCACG ATTGCTAATGCAAAGGGAATCCTGAAGAATTTTCTGATTGAGCCCTTCGTCCCCCACAAACAG GAGGAAGAGTTCTATGTCTGCATATATGCTGCTCGGGAGGGAGACTATGTCCTCTTCTACCACGAAGGAGGTGTGGATGTGGGAGATGTTGATGCCAAAGCTCAGAAGCTGCTTGTGGCAGTGGATGAGAAGCTTAATGAGTCGGATGTGAAgaagcatctcctgcagcacGCGCCAGCAAATAAAAAGGA cATCTTGGCTAGCTTCATCTGTGGTCTGTTCAATCTCTATGAAGATCTGTATTTCACGTACCTCGAGATCAACCCATTAG TAGTGACCAAGGATGGTGTCTACATCCTCGATTTGGCTGCAAAGATTGATGCAACTGCTGACTACATCTGCAAAGTGAAATGGGGGGATGTGGAGTTTCCCCCTCCTTTTGGCAGGGAAGCCTACCCAGAG GAAGCCTACATTGCTGATCTGGATGCAAAGAGCGGAGCCAGCTTGAAACTTACCATTCTTAACCCTAAAGGCAGGATCTGGACCATGGTGGCTGGTGGTGGTGCCTCTGTGGTTTACAG TGACACTATTTGTGACCTGGGGGGTGTGAATGAACTGGCTAACTATGGTGAATACTCAGGAGCCCCAAGTGAGCAACAGACCTATGACTATGCCAAAACGATTCTCTCCCTCATGACACGAGAGAAACACCCTGAAG gCAAAATCCTGATCATTGGAGGCAGCATTGCGAACTTCACCAACGTAGCAGCCACTTTTAAG GGCATTGTTAGAGCAATTAAGGACTACCAGGGCCCTCTGAAAGAGCATGAAGTGAGGATCTTTGTGCGGAGAGGAGGCCCAAACTACCAGGAAGGATTGCGTGTCATGGGAGAAGTCG GGAAGACCACTGGGATCCCCATCCACGTCTTTGGCACAGAGACTCACATGACTGCGATTGTGGGGATGGCACTTGGCCACCGACCTATCCCCAACCAGCCACCCACTGCGGCCCACACTGCCAACTTCCTCCTCAACGCCAGCGGCAGCCCCTCG ACTCCAGCACCAAGCAGaacagcttctttttctgaatcCAAACCTGATGATATTGCTCCTGCCAAGAAGGCGAAGCCAGCAGCACCTCTTG GTAAAGCTACGACCCTGTTCAGCCGTCACACCAAAGCCATCATCTGGGGAATGCAGACACGAGCTGTGCAGGGAATGCTGGACTTTGATTACGTCTGTTCCCGGGATGAACCGTCTGTAGCTGCCATGGTTTATCCGTTCAC TGGTGACCACAGGCAGAAGTTCTATTGGGGCCACAAAGAAATCTTGATCCCAGTCTACAAGAACATGTCTGATGCCATGAGGAAGCACCCAGAGGTGGATGTTCTCATCAACTTTGCATCTCTGCGCTCTGCTTATGACAGCACAGTTGAAACGATGAATTATCCACAG ATCCGCACCATTGCCATTATTGCTGAGGGCATTCCAGAGGCACTGACACGGAAGCTGATCAAAGCAGCTGATAAAAAAGGAGTCACTATCATTGGGCCTGCAACT GTTGGTGGGATCAAACCAGGTTGCTTCAAAATAGGCAACACGGGAGGCATGCTTGATAATATCTTAGCATCAAAACTGTACCGTCCTGGCAGCGTGGCTTATGTTTCAAGGTCTGGAGGAATGTCCAATGAGCTCAACAACATCATTTCCCGAACCACCGATGGGGTCTATGAAGGGGTGGCCATTGGAGGAGACAG ATATCCTGGTTCGACTTTTATGGATCATGTCTTGCGCTATCAGGATACCCCAGGAGTGAAAATGATCGTAGTACTCGGGGAG ATTGGAGGCACAGAAGAGTACAAGATCTGCAGGGGTATTAAAGAAGGCCGTATCACCAAGCCAGTGGTGTGCTGGTGCATTGGCACTTGTGCCACCATGTTCTCTTCAGAG GTGCAGTTTGGCCACGCTGGGGCTTGTGCAAACCAGGCTTCTGAAACTGCTGTCGCAAAGAATCAAGCCCTGAAAGAAGCTGGTGTGTTTGTTCCCCGGAGTTTTGATGAGCTGGGAGAGGTCATTCA GTCTGTCTATCAGGATCTCGTGGCGAAAAGAGTAATTGAGCCAGCTGAGGAAGTTCCTCCTCCAACCGTGCCAATGGATTATTCCTGGGCAAGG GAGCTGGGTCTGATCCGCAAGCCGGCGTCCTTTATGACAAGCATCTGTGATGAGAGAGGTCAGGAACTGATCTATGCTGGCATGCCAATCACTGAAGTCTTCAAAGAAGAGATGGGAATTGGAGGGGTTCTGGGCCTGCTCTGGTTTCAAAGGAG GTTGCCAAAGTATGCCTGCCAGTTCATTGAGATGTGTTTGATGGTAACAGCAGATCATGGGCCTGCCGTCTCTGGAGCCCACAACACTATTGTCTGTGCAAGAGCTGGGAAAGATCTTGTTTCAAGTCTCACTTCAGGCCTTCTTACTATT GGGGACCGGTTTGGTGGAGCACTGGATGCTGCAGCTAAAAtgttcagcaaagcttttgacagCGGGATTATCCCTATGGAGTTTGTGaataagatgaagaaagaagggaaactGATCATGGGCATTGGACACAGGGTCAAATCG ATAAATAACCCGGACATGAGAGTTCAGATTCTCAAAGACTACGTGAAGCAGCATTTCCCTGCCACGCCGCTGCTGGATTATGCACTTGAAGTAGAAAAAATCACAACTTCCAAG AAACCAAATCTTATCCTGAATGTAGACGGATTCATTGGAGTGGCCTTTGTCGATGTACTCAGGAGTTGTGGCTCTTTCACACG ggAAGAAGCTGATGAATATATTGATATAGGAGCTCTTAATGGCATCTTCGTACTAGGCAGGAGTATGGGATTCATTG GGCACTACCTGGATCAGAAGAGATTGAAGCAAGGTCTGTACCGTCACCCATGGGACGACATATCCTACGTGTTACCGGAGCACATGACGATGTGA